One Trichormus variabilis 0441 genomic window, GGACTCCATTTATCAAGTTCCTTGTTGTATAAGACCACCGATAAAGGTAAACTTCCACCAATAGCTTTAGAAAGTAACAATACATCTGGCATAATTCCCGAATGCTCAAAAGCGTAGAGTTTACCAGTCCTTCCCAAGCCTGTTTGAATCTCATCAACGATTAACGGAATGTGGCGATCGCGCGTAATCCGGCGCATCTCTCGCAACCAATCATCAGGCGCAGGAATCACCCCACCTTCCCCTTGCACAACTTCCAAAATCATCGCCGCCGGTGTAACAATCCCACTTTCAGGATCATCCAAAATCGATTCTATATAGCGGCTACTGGTGCGCTGTCCAGCTTCCCCACCCAAACCGAAGGGACAACGATAATGATAGGGATAAGGCAAAAAGTGGACATCTGGCATTAACCCAGTCACCGCTTGTTTAGGATTGAGATTCCCTGTTAAACTCAGCGCACCATGAGTCATCCCATGATAACCACCATGAAATGACAACACACTACGGTTGCCAGTAGCAGTTTTTACCAGTTTAATCGCCGCCTCTACTGCATCTGCTCCCGAAGGCCCACAAAACTGAATCTTGACATTCTGAGCAAATTCAGGAGGTAAACTAGCAAACAGTTCTTCGACAAACTTATCTTTAACTGGAGTGGTTAAATCTAGCGTATGCAAAGGTAAACCCCCATCTAGCACCTTTCGCATTGCTTCTATCGCTACTGGGTGATTGTGTCCTAATGCTAAAGTACCTGCACCAGCCAAACAATCAATATATACATTGCCATCGGCATCTTTGATATAGATACCCTGAGCCTCACTAATGGCGATCGGAATTCGCCGGGGATAGCTTCTAGCGTTGGACTCTCGTGCTTGCTGGCGCTCTAAATATTGGCTGGATGCCTCACCAGGTAAAGAATGCACGCGATTACTAGGAAAATCAGACCCTACACTACTCTGCGATGGACATATCTGCGGTACCACGAAAGAGTGGCCTTCAGAGTGTACGCCATTGTGATTGAGTTGCATTGTGAAAATCCTCTAGGCGTTGAGCCTTAATGGTAAGTGGGAGCAGAATACTTGATAATTATTTTCATTAATTTTCCACCTGCTCAACATAGTACATGAACCTTAATGAAAAAGTCTACTAACAACTTGATAAAAATTCGAGAAATTTTTGATTGATTAAGTGTTCTTATCTAAAGTGGGTTGCATTATCATCCTAATGAAATTCGCACCTAAATCACGCTTATAAAGATATATATGGGCTATCAATGATAACAGGACTTACGCACCAAGATTGTCTGTTGAGACTGGGTGTAGGGGGGTAAGGGTATAGGAGTGTAAGGATTTTGGACACATACACCCCTACACCCCTACACCCTTACCAAAAGCCTTGATATTTCGTCCTCATGCGTAAGTCCTAGATAATTTCACTAATAATAATTCCTAACTAGGAATCAACCAA contains:
- a CDS encoding aspartate aminotransferase family protein — its product is MQLNHNGVHSEGHSFVVPQICPSQSSVGSDFPSNRVHSLPGEASSQYLERQQARESNARSYPRRIPIAISEAQGIYIKDADGNVYIDCLAGAGTLALGHNHPVAIEAMRKVLDGGLPLHTLDLTTPVKDKFVEELFASLPPEFAQNVKIQFCGPSGADAVEAAIKLVKTATGNRSVLSFHGGYHGMTHGALSLTGNLNPKQAVTGLMPDVHFLPYPYHYRCPFGLGGEAGQRTSSRYIESILDDPESGIVTPAAMILEVVQGEGGVIPAPDDWLREMRRITRDRHIPLIVDEIQTGLGRTGKLYAFEHSGIMPDVLLLSKAIGGSLPLSVVLYNKELDKWSPGAHAGTFRGNQMAMAAGTATLQYILENSLTEHAAAMGDRLLKHLHQIQGETYCIGEVRGRGLMVGVEIINPQASADRRGKYPAHPQLASRIQAECLRRGLIVELGGRFGSVVRFLPPLIVTPAQIDSICEIFASAVQAAEKQVLSVLSQVS